The sequence CAGGATATCATAAATGCACAAATAGGTTATAAAAACATTTATGATCGCACTTATAACCTGACGAATGTATTGCGACAAAATAAACTGCCAATTCCGGATATTCTGCTAAAAAATATGGAAGTGGTAATTAATAATGAAATTGGAAAATTCTTTGATTCCAATAATTCAAATCCTGCTCGATTGGATAAGTTAAGTGAAGAAGTTGCAAAATGGAAAATTAAACTCGATACAGATGTTCTCAATAAAAAAGCATCAGAATGGTTGCTGAATAAGGTGAATTATTTTGAACGTAATGTAGATGATCTCACTACAATGGAAGAACTGAGTAAAATATTAATTCGTCTGAATGATATCGGATTAAAAGCAGATATTTATGAGGTGCAAAATGCATATTTCAGAATAGGTGAGAATTATTTGAATAACACCAAGTTTAAAAATTTATTGAAAGCCAGATATTCTAAATGGATGCATAAATTTAAATCGGTTGGTGAACAGCTAAATATTCGATTTGAATAAATGTGATTAATTATTTTCCGCCAGTTTGACTTAGCAAAATTGTTTGTGCTGTTGTGTTTTTGTTTTCATTTCACAAGTTTGTCTTAATGTGTAGCCACTATGTCAGATTAAGTTGTAACGGATTATTATTTGATAGAGTAGGGCCAAACGGAATACTATGAATTTAAATAATTATACAATAAAAAGCCAGGAAGCTATTCAGCAAGCACAGCAAATGGCTTTGCAAATGGATCATCAGGAAATAAGAAATGCACATCTGTTAAAAGCATTGTTGGGAACGGATGAAGAAGTGATTTCTTATCTATTGAAAAAGCTCAATGTGAATGTTGCCTTTATTCAACAAAAGCTTGATGAAGAATTAAAAAAATTACCCAGAGTTACATCGCAGGGCGGTACATATTTAAGCAAAGAAACAAATCTTGCTTTAGCGAAAGCACAAGGTTTTTTAAAAGAATTTAATGATGAATTTATTTCGGTGGAACATATTCTGCTGGGCATACTTGCGAGTGGTGATTCAATAAGTAAATTATTAAAAGAACAAGGTGTTGTAGAGAAAGATTTGAAAGCTGCAATTCGTGAATTGCGCAAAGGATCAACAGTAAATAGTCAATCAGCCGAATCCCAATTCAATGCTTTAAATAAATATGCAATCAATTTAAATGAACGTGCAAACAGCGGTAAGTTAGATCCCGTAATTGGTCGTGATGAAGAGATAAGAAGGGTGTTACATATTTTATCTCGTCGCACAAAGAATAATCCTATTCTTGTGGGTGATCCTGGTGTTGGAAAAACTGCGATTGCCGAAGGGTTAGCTCATAGAATAGTGAATGGTGACATACCTGAAAACTTAAAATCAAAAGTGATTTATTCACTCGATATGGGGGCATTAATTGCCGGTGCAAAATATAAAGGTGAGTTTGAAGAGCGATTGAAAGCAGTGGTGAAAGAAGTGATGGAAAGTGAAGGGCAAATCATTTTATTTATTGATGAAATTCATACACTCGTGGGTGCCGGTGCAAGCGAAGGCGCAATGGATGCAGCCAATATTTTAAAACCCGCACTTGCTCGTGGTGAATTGCGTGCAGTAGGTGCAACAACATTAAATGAGTATCAAAAATATTTTGAAAAAGATAAAGCGCTTGAACGTCGTTTTCAAAAAGTATTTGTGGATGAGCCATCAATTGAAGATTCCGTTTCTATTTTACGTGGCTTGAAAGAGCGCTATGAAAGTCATCATAAAGTGCGCATTAAAGATGAAGCAATTATTGCATCTGTGGAATTGAGTAATCGTTATATAGCAGATAGAAAGTTGCCGGATAAAGCAATTGATTTAATTGATGAAGCCGCTGCAAAATTGCGATTGGAAATGAATAGTGTTCCAGAAGAACTAGATAAAATTGAAAGAGTAATCCGACAACTTGAAATTGAACGTGAAGCAATTAAAAGAGAAAAGGATGAAAAAAAATTAGATGAACTCAATAAAGAAATTGCAGATCGCAGTGAGGAAAGAAATTCTATAAAAGCGAAATGGCAGAAGGAGAAAGATATTGTGGATCGTATGCAACAGCAAAAGTCAGATATAGAATCTTTTAAATTAAATGCAGACCAAGCAGAACGTGAAGGAGATTACGGAAAGGTTGCAGAAATACGTTATGGAAAAATAAAAACTGCTGAAAATAATCTTGTTGAATTAGAAAAAGAATTGCAGCAATTGGAAACAGGAAGCCGATTGATGAAAGAAGAAGTGGATGCAGAAGATATTGCTGAAATAGTGGCGAAGTGGACAGGAATTCCGGTGAGTAAAATGCTGGAAAGTGATAAAATAAAATTGCTACGATTAGAAGAAGTATTGCATAACAGAGTGGTTGGTCAGGATGAAGCAATCACTGCGGTTGCCGATGCGATTCGCCGTTCAAGAGCAGGACTGCAAGATCCGAAAAAACCTATTGGTTCTTTTATTTTTCTGGGAACAACAGGTGTAGGAAAAACTGAATTAGCAAAAGCAATTTCTGAATTTTTATTTAATGATGAACATGCAATGACTCGTATTGATATGAGTGAATATCAGGAGCGGCATTCAGTGTCTAGATTAATTGGTGCGCCTCCGGGATATGTGGGTTATGATGAGGGTGGGCAACTTACAGAAGCAGTGCGCAGAAAACCATATAGTGTTATTTTATTAGATGAAATTGAAAAAGCACATCCCGATGTTTTTAATATTTTATTGCAAGTGTTGGACGATGGAAGATTAACAGATAATAAAGGGCGCACTGTTGATTTTAAAAACACTATTGTAATCATGACATCTAATATTGGCTCACATATTATTCAGGAGAGATTTGAAGGTGTAACAGAAGATAATTTATTAGCGACTACAGAGACAACAAAAATTGAAGTAATGGAAATGTTGCGGAAAACAATTCGCCCTGAATTTTTAAATAGAATAGATGAAGTAATCATGTTCAAGCCATTAATGCGCAGCGAAATAAAAGGCATTGTGGTGCTGCAATTACGACTTCTGGATTCCATGTTATTGGATCGGAATATTCAAATCCAATATAGTGATGAGTTGATTGAATGGCTGGCGGAAGAAGGCTTTGATCCGCAGTATGGAGCAAGACCATTGAAGCGGGTAATTCAAAAAGAAATAGTAAATACATTAAGCAAAAAAATTCTTGGAGGAGAAGTTCATAGTGATGATATCATTTTTGCAGATGTATTTAATGGCGAAGTTGTTTTTACAAACAAAACAGAAGATAACGCTGCTTAATCAATATATAAGAACCACCTAAATTTGTCGGATGCAATTTAAAATCCGGCAACAGGTGTTTCATTTATCCGCAGAAAAAGCAATGTATTGGGAGAATACAAAAACGCTGTTGCTTGCGGATATGCATTTGTCCAAAGAAACACATTTTAGAAAAAATGGAATTGCTGTTCCGGATGGAATAACCAAACATAATTTTCAACGATTAACAACACTCATTGAAATCTTTTCTCCCGAAAGAATTATTGTAATTGGCGATTTATTTCATAGTACAGAAAATGCGTCTCTCGCTTTATTTAAACAATGGAAAGAAACATTTCCAAAAATTCCTTTTCAATTAATTAGTGGTAATCATGATATTTTGGAAACAAGTTTATACGATGCATTAGATATTGAATTAATAGGAGAAACATTTTTACAAAATGGAATTTCGCTAACACATCATCCTCCAAAATCTACAGATGAATCTTATGTTATTTGCGGTCATATTCATCCCGCAATTCGATTAAGTGGTAAAGCAAAACAGAGTTTGCGATTACCCTGTTTTTGGTTTGGAAATTCTTATGCGGTGATGCCAGCCTTTGGAGGATTTACAGGTATGAAAACAATTCAAGCGGAGAAAACAGATATCGTATTTGCTGTTGCGGAAAATGAAATTATACAAGTGCAATAATTAATTAAGAGATGGATGCTCGGGATAATTTTTTATTTGTTTGAATTTTCCACCCATACTATCCAACACACTTTTCCAAAGTGCTTCTGATGACATTTCAAAAATATGCGCAGCTTTTGCAGGTGCAATTATCCAGGAATCATTTTCCAATTCAAAGTTTAATTGTCCGGGATCCCAACCACTGTATCCCATAAAAAAACGAAAACCTGCAGGATCTAATTTTCCCGATTTTAATTCTTCTGTTATCTGTTCAAAATTTCCACCCCAATACACGCCATCAATTATTTCCATGCTGTCTTCAATCTGCGCACCATAGCGATGCAGATAATGCAAATTATCATGAGCAACCGGTCCGCCATAATACAATGCATCTTGCACCATATCAAAATCAGCAAGCGCATCAGCAACTTTTATATGATCAACCGTGCGATTTAAAATAAATCCCACAGTTCCATTTTTCTCATCATGTTCGCAAATTAAAACAACAGTGCGTTTAAAATGTGGGTCGAGCATAAATGGCTCTGATAATAATAAACTTCCCACTTGCGGTTTTACATTTTCCTGTATCATAAGTTATAAATATAATAATTGAATAGTATTTTTTTGCTCATTTCATTTTTAACAACCATGCAAATGATATGGTTTAAAAGTAGGTGCATTTTATCAACTAAAAAGAAAAATGATTCTGCTACTAAATACAATTAGCTATTTTTGATTTTATAAAAAACAATTTATGAAACAAATTTTTACTCTATTTATTATTGCAATTAGTTTTACCATTGCAAACGCACAATTAGAATTGACAACTGTAGGTTCAACTTATACATTAGACTTTACAGGTTTTGCAGGAGAGGGTTTTGATGCTGCCGGTTCGGATGGTTCTTTAGATGCGGATACATGGGCCATTACGGGATTTAGTGATGGCGATAAAGATTTTGGAGAAGAAGCTACTACAGGAGATTTTGCAAGAGGTTCAACCATGGGTGGCGAAACAACAGGCGGTATTTATGGAGTGGATGTATTCGGTAATCAGGGTATAATGGTGCAACCCGGTGAGCCTGATTTTACACCCGGAAGTTTGCGTTTAAAAATCTGGAATAATACAGGAAGTGCAATCGGGCAATTAGATATTCAATATACTGTATATGTATATAATGATCAAGGTCGTTCAAGCAGTTTAAATTTTGCGCACTCTATAGATAATAGCAGTTATACAGATGAACCAACATTAGATTATACTTCTGGAGAAGCTCCTGCAATTTTACCCGAAACAGAAACAAAAACAATTTCAATTACAGGATTAAATATTCCTGCCGGAGATTTTTATTATTTAAAATGGGAAGGTGATGATGTTGCCGGTTCCGGTTCAAGAGATGAATTTGCATTGGATGATATTAGTATAACACCTTATGGTGCGGAAGCAAGTTCTGAAATACAATTCAGCAGTATTGTGCTTACAGCAACAGAGGGAGAAACTGCTACTTCTTATGTAGTTATTTCTGAACCTGCTGATTGCAGTATAGAAGTTTCAGTGGATGCATCTTCTACAGCCAGTGCATCGGATTATGAATTTGCAAGTCCATTAGTTTTAGATTTTACTTCTGGTGGTGATGCATTTCTTTCTTTTGATGTAATTACTAATGATGATGCTTTAGTAGAGCCGGCAGAAACAATTGTTTTAAAATTGATGAATGTTACAGGTGGATGCACAATCGGTTTTGGTGATACGTTCACTTTAAATTTATTGGATAATGATGATACAGAACCAATAGTTACAGAAATAGCTGATGTAACTGCAGAAGATGTAAATGGCATTGGAACTTCTATTGGTGAGTTTGTGCAAATTACAGGAATTGTGCATGGTATAAATCTAGCAGATGCAGTAGGTTTAAATTTTACTATTATAGATGAAACTGCTGGAATAAATGTATTTAATTGGAGCCATGATTTGGGATATACTGTTGTCTGAAAAGATGAAATTAATGTAGTGGGTTTTATAGATCAAGTAAATGGTTTAACACAAATAAATCCTGAATCTATTTTATACTGAGTGCAGATAACATTTAGAAACTTCCAACAGACATTTACTTAATATAGGAGAAAATATTGAGAGTAATCTTGTTCATCAATTAATGAATGTGTATTATGTAAATGACCAAGAAGATTGGTTAGAGTGAAGTACTTTTTGGTTACAGTTTCGAATGGGGCTACTATTTAAACAAATGATTCACTCAAAATTTGACATATTTGATCTGGACATCTAGGAATTATTTCTCCAGGAGCATCTGATCACATTTTACATTATGACCGGCATAATGAGTCAAAATGATAGCTCTTCTCCATTTAAGATGGGTACATTTTAATGCCACGTTTGATTCTGATTTTTATATTAATCAAAGTCTTATTGATTGAGATATTACCTATTCAACATTTCAATTTATCCAAATCCTGTTCTGGAATCATTTGGCAATTCAATCATGCAGAAAATATTTACTCCATTGAAATATATAATACAATCGGAGAGTCGGTATTTAATAAAAATAGTTTTTGACAAGACACTATAGATGTTAAATAATTTAATACCCGGTTTGTATGTAGCAAAAATTTCTGCTGAAAGTGGTTTATACACCCATTCATTTATTAAGCAATAATTCTTTCTATAATCATTTAAGAAAAATGGTTTTTGTTTACAACAGAAGCCATTTTTTATTTGTATTCTTACTGTCTTATAAATAATTAAAAATTATATTATGATTGATGATTTAATTAAACAACATTCCGGAGAAATTACAAACCTGCTTAAAGACAAATATGGTTTGAATGCGGAACAAGCTTCTTCTTCTTCCAACAGTATTACTGATGCAATCGGGAATGTATTAAACAATAAGCTTGGATCAGGAAATTTGGATTTCAATACTATCATGGATTTATTTAATACTTCCACAGATAATAAATCCAGTTCAATGTTTTCTCAACTCAGTGAAACTGTAATGCATGCATTATCAAATTCAGGTTTGGGAAAAGATTTAATTTCAAAAATTTCCACTGATGGTTTGGATGATATTATCAGTGCAATATCAAAAGGCAAATTTGGTAATATTGATATGGATACACTCACTCAACTTATTGGATCTTTCTCCGGTAAAAGTGGTGGCGGCGCAGGCGGCTTATTAGATAATCTTACAGGATTGTTCGGAAAGAAATAATATTTTTTGAAGTCAAATTTTTTGCATCATACATATCCGGTAATTGAATTCCCTTAAAGCATATTACAATGCATTCTTTAATCATGAATTATATCATGGTTGGTTTAAGAATAAAAAATTTTTTGAAGGTTGGTATTTTAAAATAGTAAGTGCGGATGGAAAACATGCATTTGCATTTATTCCGGGGATTGCAATGGACAATGCAGGAAAAAAACAGGCATTTGTTCAGGTGCTTGATGGAAAAGGATATACTGCTACTTATCATGGTTTTAATTCGGATACTTTTAAACCAAATCCCGATAAATTTTTAGTTGAAGTAGGAGAGAATTCTTTTTCATTAGATTCTATTCATCTTCATTTATCAAACATTCAAGGAGAAATTAATTTTACTGATCACTTTTTATGGCCAAAAAAAATGTTGGCCCCGGGTATAATGGGATGGTATGCATTCGTACCATTTATGGAATGTTATCATCAGGTAATAAGTATGAATTTTCGTTTGAAAGGATCATTGCAGATTAATAATTCAACAATTGATTTTACAGATGGAAAGGGATATTTGGAAAAGGATTGGGGGCACTCATTTCCCGAAGCATGGATTTGGATGCAGAGCAATCATTTTAATTCTGATCCTACTTCATTTAAATTAAGTGTTGCAAAAATTCCATGGTTGCGTTCGCATTTCATTGGATTTATTTCTGCTTTTTTAATTGACGGAAAACTCTATCGCTTTGCAACTTATACCGGAGCGAAACTTACACAAGTGAATGTGAGTGATGAAGTAGTGTTTGTGGAATTGATTGATAAGAAGTATA is a genomic window of Bacteroidota bacterium containing:
- the clpB gene encoding ATP-dependent chaperone ClpB; the protein is MNLNNYTIKSQEAIQQAQQMALQMDHQEIRNAHLLKALLGTDEEVISYLLKKLNVNVAFIQQKLDEELKKLPRVTSQGGTYLSKETNLALAKAQGFLKEFNDEFISVEHILLGILASGDSISKLLKEQGVVEKDLKAAIRELRKGSTVNSQSAESQFNALNKYAINLNERANSGKLDPVIGRDEEIRRVLHILSRRTKNNPILVGDPGVGKTAIAEGLAHRIVNGDIPENLKSKVIYSLDMGALIAGAKYKGEFEERLKAVVKEVMESEGQIILFIDEIHTLVGAGASEGAMDAANILKPALARGELRAVGATTLNEYQKYFEKDKALERRFQKVFVDEPSIEDSVSILRGLKERYESHHKVRIKDEAIIASVELSNRYIADRKLPDKAIDLIDEAAAKLRLEMNSVPEELDKIERVIRQLEIEREAIKREKDEKKLDELNKEIADRSEERNSIKAKWQKEKDIVDRMQQQKSDIESFKLNADQAEREGDYGKVAEIRYGKIKTAENNLVELEKELQQLETGSRLMKEEVDAEDIAEIVAKWTGIPVSKMLESDKIKLLRLEEVLHNRVVGQDEAITAVADAIRRSRAGLQDPKKPIGSFIFLGTTGVGKTELAKAISEFLFNDEHAMTRIDMSEYQERHSVSRLIGAPPGYVGYDEGGQLTEAVRRKPYSVILLDEIEKAHPDVFNILLQVLDDGRLTDNKGRTVDFKNTIVIMTSNIGSHIIQERFEGVTEDNLLATTETTKIEVMEMLRKTIRPEFLNRIDEVIMFKPLMRSEIKGIVVLQLRLLDSMLLDRNIQIQYSDELIEWLAEEGFDPQYGARPLKRVIQKEIVNTLSKKILGGEVHSDDIIFADVFNGEVVFTNKTEDNAA
- the pdeM gene encoding ligase-associated DNA damage response endonuclease PdeM, whose amino-acid sequence is MQFKIRQQVFHLSAEKAMYWENTKTLLLADMHLSKETHFRKNGIAVPDGITKHNFQRLTTLIEIFSPERIIVIGDLFHSTENASLALFKQWKETFPKIPFQLISGNHDILETSLYDALDIELIGETFLQNGISLTHHPPKSTDESYVICGHIHPAIRLSGKAKQSLRLPCFWFGNSYAVMPAFGGFTGMKTIQAEKTDIVFAVAENEIIQVQ
- a CDS encoding YqgE/AlgH family protein — protein: MIQENVKPQVGSLLLSEPFMLDPHFKRTVVLICEHDEKNGTVGFILNRTVDHIKVADALADFDMVQDALYYGGPVAHDNLHYLHRYGAQIEDSMEIIDGVYWGGNFEQITEELKSGKLDPAGFRFFMGYSGWDPGQLNFELENDSWIIAPAKAAHIFEMSSEALWKSVLDSMGGKFKQIKNYPEHPSLN